The DNA window ACAGTGCGATTAAAGACGTCTTTCGCCCCGGTCATGCAGATTATACCTATGAGCAAAAATATGGATTGCGTGATTATCGTGGTGGCGGCCGTTCATCTGCCCGTGAAACTGCGATGCGTGTTGCCGCTGGTGCGATTGCAAAAAAATACTTGTTTGAAAAGCATGCTATCCGTATCCGTGCCTGTTTGACCCAGATGGGAGATGTTCATTGTGAATTGAAAGATTGGGATCTCGTTGAGCAGAACCCGTTTTTCTGCCCTGATGAAAGTAAACTAACCCAACTCGATGAGTTATTGCGTGCTCTGAAAAAAGAGGGGGATTCTATTGGTGCTAAGGTGACGGTGGTTGCTGAGAATGTGCCAGCAGGATTGGGAGAGCCGGTTTTTGATCGTTTGGATGCAGATATCGCTCATGCTCTGATGAGCATTAATGCCGTGAAAGGGGTTGAAATTGGTGATGGTTTCGGCGTCGTTAACTTACGTGGCAGTGAAAATCGGGATGAAATCACTTCACAAGGTTTTACCAGTAACCATGCTGGCGGTATTCTGGGGGGGATCAGCAGCAGTCAGCCAATTATTGCCCACATTGCTCTGAAACCGACATCGAGCATTATGGTATCGGGTAAGACCATTAATCGTCAGGGCGAAGAGGTAGAAATGGTGACTCGCGGTCGACACGACCCTTGTGTTGGCATTCGGGCGGTTCCTATTGCAGAGGCCATGATGGCAATTGTACTGATGGATCATCTGCTGCGTCAAAGAGCTCAGTGTGCAGATGTAACATCTTCACTTCCGCGCTGGTAAATTGGTAACAGTTTTTCCGGGCTATATTTTCCGGGGTATAAGCATCTAATAATGCCAAAAGATATCCTGACGAACGGGTAAGTAATTTTCTGGTGAAATAAATAATGGAATGGTCATTACTGGGTTCGGAAGTTTATGGTTTTCTCTTTTTAGTTGCTCTGGTTGCAGGTTTTATCGATTCTATAGCAGGTGGAGGCGGATTATTGACGATTCCTGCTCTATTATCAGCAGGTGTTTCTCCCGTTCAGGCATTAGCGACAGGAAAACTTCAGTCCGTAGGTGGTTCGTTATCTGCCAGCCTGTATTTTATCCGTCGTGGTATAGTTAACCTGCGTTCTCAGCGATTTTCCATTGCTATGACTGTGCTAGGCGGCATGTCGGGGGCATTGCTGGTTCAGTTTGTATCACCAGATTTATTGCGTTATGCCCTGCCTATATTAG is part of the Xenorhabdus cabanillasii genome and encodes:
- the aroC gene encoding chorismate synthase — its product is MAGNSIGQFFRITTFGESHGVALGCIVDGVPPGIAITEADLQIDLDRRRPGTSRYTTQRREPDQVRILSGVFEGVTTGTSIGLLIENTDQRSQDYSAIKDVFRPGHADYTYEQKYGLRDYRGGGRSSARETAMRVAAGAIAKKYLFEKHAIRIRACLTQMGDVHCELKDWDLVEQNPFFCPDESKLTQLDELLRALKKEGDSIGAKVTVVAENVPAGLGEPVFDRLDADIAHALMSINAVKGVEIGDGFGVVNLRGSENRDEITSQGFTSNHAGGILGGISSSQPIIAHIALKPTSSIMVSGKTINRQGEEVEMVTRGRHDPCVGIRAVPIAEAMMAIVLMDHLLRQRAQCADVTSSLPRW